A genomic region of Pyrus communis chromosome 14, drPyrComm1.1, whole genome shotgun sequence contains the following coding sequences:
- the LOC137716107 gene encoding metallothionein-like protein type 2, giving the protein MSCNCSCGSDCKCGSGCKCGMYPDLSYSETTSTETIIAGVAPVKMFSEGSEMSYGAENDCKCGSSCSCNSCGCHK; this is encoded by the exons atgtctTGCAATTGTAGCTGTGGCAGTGACTGCAAGTGCGGCAGTGGCTGCAA GTGTGGCATGTACCCTGACTTGAGCTACTCAGAGACCACTTCCACTGAAACTATCATTGCTGGAGTTGCACCTGTGAAAAT GTTCTCTGAGGGGTCTGAGATGAGCTATGGAGCAGAGAATGACTGCAAGTGTGGCTCAAGCTGCAGCTGCAACTCATGTGGCTGCCATAAATGA